The Pseudarthrobacter sp. BIM B-2242 region GCCGCCGTCAGATCCTGCCGTACTCCAAGGGAATCTCAGCGGCGTGGCCACCATCACGCTGCGTGCCACGGAGGACCTCGAAACGCTGAACTTCGACTTGCGCGGCCTGGACGTGACGGCAGTCAGCGTCGACGGCAAGGGTGCAAATCACGGGAAATCGTACGACGGCGGCGCCTCCGAATGGTCGCAGGTGCAGGAAGGTGTTAATCGCGTCTGGGAACTGACCATCGGCCTGCGGCCGGAACTGGAGGCCGGGCAGGTGGCCAGGATCGTCGTCGAGTACGGCGGTGTCACCGGCCGACCCACTGACACCACCGGCGCGCTCTACGGATGGGTCACCACCGCTGACGGCGCTCTGGTTGTCAACGAGCCCGACGGGGCATCAACCTGGTACCCGGTCAACGACGATCCCGAGGATAAAGCGACCTACACGTTCAACATCACGGTGCCGGAGGGCAAAACTGCAGTGGCCAACGGCCTGCCTGCGGACCGGCCGGCAACGAAGGACGGTTGGACCACGTGGGCCTGGGACGCCGCTGACCCAATGGCCAGTTATCTCTCAACGGCAAGCGTGGGGGACTTTGTGCTGCAGTACGCCGCCGGCCCCCGGCGGTTGCCCGTCATCAACGCCATCGATAAAGACGTAGCCGGTGACGCGCTGGCCCGGACGACTGATTCCCTTGCCCTGCAGCCGCAGATGATCAGGTTCCTGGAGACGCTTTTTGGGCGCTACCCGTTCGAGGCATTCGGGGCGATTGTCGACGACGATTCGGTCGACTACGCCCTGGAGACCCAGACGCGGCCGCTCTACTCCGGTGTTGCGGGCGAAGAGACCGTGGTGCACGAGCTGGGGCACCTGTGGTTCGGCAACGCCGTGAGCCCGGCGGACTGGCAGCACATCTGGCTCAACGAGGGCTGGGCGACCTATATCGAGTGGCTCTGGGCCGAGCACAGGGGATTGGCAACGGTGGCGCAGCAATTCACCGCCACCGTCACATCCCTCGACACCAACAGCCGCTGGGGGATGGACATTGCAGACCCTGGCCGGGACAACCTGTTTTCGCCTGCGGTTTATCAGCGTGGCGCGGCTGCCCTGCACGCGCTGCGTGTCAGGATCGGCGACGATGCGTTCTTCGAGGGCGCGCGATTGTGGCTGGACCGCTACGACGACTCGTCGGCCACCACAGAGGACTTCCAAGCGGTGATGGAAGAAGCCTCCGGCGAACCGCTGGACACTTTCTTTAATGAATGGCTGAGGGATCCAGCCCGGCCGGCAGTGATCCCGTAACGCTGATCCAGGTACCAAGTTCATTCAACGTCTGAGCTGAGATCCGGTGTCCTCCGGGGTCGCGGCGGGCATGGGTGCTGGCTGCAGATTCGGTCGTCAGGTACTCCCACGTCCGGGCGAGCAGCTCTTCCGGAATGACCCTGTCCTGGTCCCCATGGGCGACAAAGACGTCAAGGCCGTTCAACCGGGCAGGTGTGACCGGCACCCCGGCGTCGAATGGCAACGTGCCGTAAAGAATCGCCGCTCCCGAGAAGCGGTGGGGATCGTTGAGTATCAGGCCGCCGGCGAAAGCGGCGCCTCCGCTGAAGCCGACCAGGATGACAGGCCGGCCAGCGGGGGCGAACCCGTCGAGCCAGCTCCTGAACCAGGCCATCTGCTCTGCCAGGGACTCCGGCGTGGGCCGTCCGATGCCCCGATTGGCAAACCACGCGTATCCGCCACCCTCCGCGATGGGGGCTCGAACGGCAGCGTAGGCGAAGCCCTGCGGGAGGTGGTCCGCGAGGCCCAGGATCTCGCGTTCATTGGAACCGCGTCCGTGCAGCAGCACCACCAGCGGTGCAGCCGGGTCGGCAGAACGGGCGGTTGCCACAACGTGGGGAATGCCGTCGAGGTGCATTTCTGCGGCGTCGGGCTTTTCGGCGAGGCTCATGCGTGCTCCTGGTGGCGTATACTGGATTTAGTTGAAGCTACAACTAGTACACCGCGTCCAGGCAGCGCTGTCAATTGGCCGGCGGAGATCCTGCTGATCCCTCACTCTGAATCGATCAGGTCCAGCAGCTTCTTGGCGGCGTCCCGGATGTCATCGTGGCCATGCTGGGCTGCCCTGCTCTCCAGCGAGATCACGGCGCAGCGGTGGATCTTCTTGAAGTCGCCGAACGGAAAACTGACGCTGCCCTTGGTGCCTTCGGATTGGTCGGCATCCCGGCCCAGGTGCCATTCGGCGAATGCCGCGAAGCCGTGCTTGTCGATATACGCATTCTCGTCGTCGGCTGACGGGGCATGTTCACTCCAGTCATCGCGGACATCGCGTTCAACTTTTCCGCTCTTGATGAGCTTGCGCGCGTGGGTAAGTGCTTTGTGGTTGAGTTTGGCGGCCATGATGCCTCCTGGGGTCACAACACGGAATGCTGGCTATTTCAGCCTAACCCCGCGGCGGGCCCCTGAAATCAGTCGGGTTGCCGACGCTATTGCTTAACTACCGGCACTATGACCTAAACTGCTTCACTGAGGCGCCTGAAATGGTGCCGCGCAGCAACGAAAGTGAACCCCGTTATGGCTACCGATTACGACGCTCCACGCAAGACGGATGATGAGTCGTCCGCCGAGTCGCTGGAGGCTTTGCAGGCATCCCGCGGCGGCAATGCCCAGACCGCCGTCATCGACGTCGAGGAGAACGATACCGCTGAGGGCATCGACCTTCCCGGTGCCGATCTCTCCGGCGAAGAGCTGACCGTTGTTGTTGTCCCCGAGCAGTCCGATGAGTTCACCTGCTCATCCTGCTTCCTGGTCCGCCACCGGTCCCAGATTGCGCGCGAAAAGAACGGCATGAAGTACTGCATCGAGTGCGAAGGCTAAGACGTTCTCGCAGGCGCCAGGCCGTCGTCGTTATCATGCATAACGGCGGGGTGCAGAAATGGTGTTAATAGCGTTTCTTTTGGCCCCCGCGATGCCGCCGGATTACTCCCGCGTGACCGGCCAAAGCCCCGTTTAACGGTTCCGCGCCGAAGCGGCAACAACCCTGTATAAGGGCCGCTGAGGCTCCTACGCTTGAGCTACCTAATCACTCGAAGGGTGGCCCACAATGAAAAAGGTTTACACGTGGCTGACGGTCATTCTGATGGCTGTTGGATTGGGTTTCCTGGCTCCGGGGCCTGCCTCGGCAACCACATCCTATTGCGGACTCGTCTGGGGGTCGCTGGCTAAATCAGATGCGGCGATGAGCTCCGCATCCGTCACCAACATCAGGACGGGGCAGCACTACTGCTTCGACCGGATGGTGGTTGATCTCAACGGCGCTGTTAAGGGCTACACGGTCCGGTATGTGCCGGCTGTGGTCCAGGACGGTTCAGGCAACAAAATCCCGGTGCGGGGTGCTGCCTTCCTCCAGGTGACAGTGAACGCGCCGGCGTACAACGGCAATTACAAGCCCACGTACACCCCGCCGGTTCCGGACACCGAGCTGTCCAATGTCTCGGGATACCAGACCTTCCGGCAGGTAGCTTATGCAGGCAGCTACGAAGGCTACACCAGCCTCGGCCTGGGCGTCCGTGCCCGGCTTCCGTTCCGGGTATTCGCCCTGGACGGCCCTGGCTCCGGATCGCGTCTGGTGGTGGATGTGGCGCACTTCTGGTGACCGCCCCGTCCGGCAGATGCTCCAGCGTTGAGATAAGTCGAGAAACCCAAAGGGAAGGTGCCCTGCCCGGGAAGACTCCGGACAGGGCACCACTCTGTGCGCGGGGCGTTGGCGGCGCCAGCCGTTGTGCCGCGGGTGGCCGCAGCGGCCGAGATGACTCCCGACGGCGGGGCTACTCCCGGCGTTTGCCCTGCCGCAGCGCCGCGCGCAGTTCCTTCCAGGCTCCGGTGGACCACAGCGCCCACACGACCAGGACGGGCTGGAAGAACAGCCGCACAAAGCGTGCACGGTCTGTATCCAGGCCGAAGCCGTCCGTACGGGTCACGTACTGCGAAATGTTGCCGGGAAAGATGAGTACGAAGAATGCCGCCGCCATCAATCCGACCGGGACGCGGCGCTTGCGCAGTGCGATCAGGGCGGCGCCGAGGCTGATTTCAGCCACGCCTGACGCCAGCACCACAAAGTCTTTATCCATCGGGAACCAGGGCGGGACCTGAGCCTGGAATTCCTGCCGCGCAACGGTGAGGTGGCTGACTCCGGCGAAAGCCAGTGCACCGCCCAGTGCCACCGCTCCGATCAGCCGGGGCGCCGAGACCTTCCCTGCGGGGCGGGTCAGGAGCCGGGTCAATGCTGTTCGGGTGAGCGTCATGACTGAAAAGTAGCATGTTTCCATGCCTGCTCTACCCGCCGGTAACCTGCGCTGCGTGTTCGCGGACGAGGCGCCAAGCCACTCTGCTTTGAGCCGCGCCGGACAGCTTAGTAAGCTTACTGAGAAATCGTTGCCGCCGGCAGGGCTCAGCCCCTGCCGGACTGATAGCGTCGGCATTACTGGACCAATCGAGGAGGATTCATGAAAGCTTCACCGACCCTGACCAACAACCTGCAGGCCGTTCTGGCAGACCTGATCGAGCTGCACATCCAAGGCAAGCAGGCGCACTGGAATATTGTGGGCACCAACTTCCGGGACCTGCACCTGCAGCTGGATGAAATTGTCGACGCCGCCCGGCAGTTCGCTGATGACACCGCCGAGCGGATGCGCGCCCTCCATGCCCTGCCGGACGGCCGCAGCGCCACCGTGGCCAAGTCCACGTCGCTGGCCCAGTTCCCCGAGGGACTCATCAACACCAAGGATGCCATCGAGCGGATCGTCGCCGCCCTTGAGGCAGCGGTAGGTACCATGCGCAAGGTCCATGACGAGGTGGATGAAGAGGATCCCACTACAGCGGACCTGCTGCACGAATTCATCGCCAAGCTGGAGCAGTACGCGTGGATGGTCAACGCCGAGACCATGAAGGCGTCCGCCAGCGTCACCGCGCCCGACACGAAGTAGCAGTCTGGCCCGGGGAGGCCCCGGTTCCGGAATCACATCCGGAACCGGGGCCTTCTTTATGCGCAACCCGGCGGGGCCGGGCCGCTGTGCCTAGTCCGCCGTCGGAATTCTGCGGAGCACGACGGCGGTGAGGACCGCAGCTCCAGCCATCATTACCAGCGCAATTGCGGCAGTGATGTGGACCCCCGAATCAAACGCCAGGCGGGCCGCGCCGCGCAGCGCGTCGCCCAGCGGAGCAGGCAGGCTGACTGCCAGTTCCATGGCACCCGCGAGGGTTTCGCCGGCCTGGTGGACGGCGCCGCCTGGCGAGGACTCCGCCAGCCCGGCGGGAAACCGGAGATTGTGCTGGTAGGACGCGGTGAGGATCGAGCCCAGGACGGCCGTCCCCAGCAGGGAACCCACCTCGTATCCTGTTTCCGAGATGGCGGCAGCTGCACCTGACTTTTCGGCAGGGACGGAGCCCAGGATGAGATCGTTGGAGATTGTCTCCGCCGCACCGACTCCGAGGGCAAGAATCAGCAACGCAGCCAGCAGGAGAACGGGGCCGGAGGCGTGATCGCCGAAGAGGACGATGCCGTAGCCGGTGGCGCTAAGGGCCAGGCCTCCGGCCACCACGAAGCCTGGCCGCACCTTCCGCACCAGCGGCACCACCGCGAGGCCGGCCACCACTGTTGCTACGAGGGCCGGGATCATGGCGACGCCGGCGGCTGACGGCGTCATCCCGTCCAGGAGCTGCAGGTGCTGGGCGAGGAACAGGATAAAGCCGTTGAAGGAGAACAGCGCCAGCACGTTGGCCGTGATGGCGGTACTGAAAACCGGGTTGCCGAACAGTGACATGTCCAGCAGAGGGCTGGCAAGCCGTTGCTGACGGCGGACAAGGACGAATCCCATGGCGAGGCCGAATGCGATCAGGGCCGCGGGTGTGGCCGCGAAGCCTTCTGTTGCCAGCTCCTTGATGCCATACACCACCGGAACCATCACCAGCAGGGACAGGGCGATGCTCGGCACATCCAGCCGTCCGGGTCGGGGGTCCCTCGATTCCGGGATGAAGGCGGGGCCGAAAGCCACCAGCGGCAGCATGATGGGCACGGCGACCAGCAGGATGGCACCCCACCAAAACTCCTCCACCAGCCACCCGCCAAAAATGGGCCCGAGGGCGGCGCCGCCGGAGAAGCCCGCCGCCCAGATGGCTACGGCCAGCCTGCGCCGGTTTGGATCAGGAAAGATGTTGCGGATCAGGGACAGGGTGGACGGCATCAGCATGGCACCAAAGAACCCCAGCGCGGCCCGACCTGCGATGAGCCATTCCGCGCTGGGGGCAAAGGCTGTGATTGCTGACACGGCCGCAAAGCCAACGCTGCCGATCAGCAGCAGGCGGCGGCGCCCGATCCGGTCGCCCAGGCTGCCCATGGCAACCAGGAGGCCGGCGAGCACCAGCGGATAGGCGTCCACGATCCACAGCAACTGGACGCCGGTCGTCTCCAGGCTGCCCGCAATCGCCGGCAACGCGAAGGTCAGGGCCGTGTTGTCCACGGCGACCAAGAGCACGGGGAACATCAGCAGGGCCAGGGCGAGCCAGTCCCGCCACGGCGACCTGGCCGGTCCCGACGGCAGGGCGGTGGTGGATGTGCTGCGCGTGTTCTGGCGGGAGGATGCGGGCAACGTCATTCCGTAACTATACCGTCCAGACGGTACAGTTAAGAAACGAAGCCGTGACCGTGCATGATGGGAACCATGCCCAGAAAACCCGTAGCCCGCGGCGCCGTCCTTGACGCTTTTGAAGAACTCCTGATTAGCGTGGGGGAGCGGGCTGCCACCCTGGATGCCGTGGCGAAGCGGGCTGGCGTGTCCAAAGGCGGCCTGCTCTACCACTTCCCCAACAAAGAGGCGCTGATCACGGCCATGCTGGAGCGCCTGGACCTGCTGGCAGGCGAAGACATCGCCCTCATGGCGGCGGCTCCGGAAGGGGCGGCCACCTACTTCATCCGGACCTCGCTCTGGTCCGGTTCGCCGATGGACCGTTCGTTCCTCGCCGCCAGCAGGCTGGCGGAAGTGGCCCATGTGGAGGCCCGGCGCCGGTTTGCCGCCATCCAGCAGCAATGGCTGGACCTCATCGCCACCGATGTTGGCACCGCGATGGCAAAGGCCGTGCTGTATATGGGGGACGGGTTGTATCTGAACGCCATGTGGGAAGGCGGGCAGGCATCGGGTGCCGACGGACTGAAGGGCGACGTGGAAGTGCTCCTGTCCGCCGTGGAGCGGTTGCGCGGCTGATTCTGCTCAGTCTTTCGGCCAGGCCTGTGTGCGGCCCGGGGGTCTCCGGGCGCTCTTAGCCTCCCGGAGCGAAATGATGGTGCAGAACCCGACGGCCCATTTGCCCGATGACCAGGGGCGGAGGAGAATTGGACGTCGTGGCGTACCCTTGCCGCCTCATCTATTTATGGAGTTCCCTGTGAGTGTTACGCCCGCCTCAGCCACCTTTGTTGACAGGCACATTGGCGCCCGCCGCCAGGCCGATATCGACACGATGCTCATGGCCGTTGGCCAGGACACCGTTGATGGCCTGGTGGATACCGCAGTCCCTAAGGGCATCCGGCAGGACATGGCACTTCGCCTCCAGGACGCCCTGAGTGAGGTTGAGGTCCTGGCTGAGCTGCGGAAGCTCGCGGGTAAGAACAAGACGGCTGTGCAGATGATCGGCCAGGGCTATTACGACACGGTCACCCCTGCGGTGATCCGCCGGAACATCCTTGAAGCGCCGGCCTGGTACACCGCGTACACCCCGTACCAGCCCGAGATTTCCCAGGGCCGGCTCGAGGCGCTGCTGAACTTCCAGACCATGGTCCAGGACCTGGTGGGCCTGCCGATCGCCAACGCGTCCCTGCTGGACGAAGCCACCGCCGTGGCCGAGGCCGTCCTGATGATGCGCCGGGCGAATAAGAACAAGGCCGCCGTGGAGGGCAAGACCGTCCTGGATGCCGATGTGATGCCGCAGACCGTCGCGATCGTGAAGGGCCGCGCCGAGGCCCTCGGCTTCGAGGTGGAGGTCGCTGACCTGTCCAAGGGCCTGCCCGAGGGTGTCATCAACGGCATCGTGCTGCAGCAGCCCGGTGTCTCCGGCCGGGTGTTCAACCACGCCGAGGTCATCGCCGCTGCCAAGGAGCGCGGTGCTCTGGTCACGGTCGCCGCGGACCTGCTGGCCCTGACCCTGATCACCCCTCCCGGTGAGCAGGGCGCTGACATAGCGGTCGGTTCCACCCAGCGTTTCGGGGTGCCGCTGTTCTTCGGCGGCCCGCACGCGGCCTACATGGCGGTGGCGAAGGGGCTGGAGCGGTCCATGCCCGGCCGCCTCGTGGGTGTGTCGAAGGACGACGCCGGTGTTCCGGCGTACCGTCTGGCGCTGCAGACCCGTGAGCAGCACATCCGCCGGGAGAAGGCGACCTCGAACATCTGCACGGCGCAGGCCCTGCTGGCCATCGTGTCCTCGTTCTACGCCGTCTACCACGGCCCGGACGGGCTGAAGGCGATCGCCGAACGCGTCCACAACCACGCGAAGACGCTGGCAGCTTCATTGACGGCGGGCGGGCTGGACGTGCCGCACACCAGCTACTTCGATACCCTCACTGTTTCAGTTCCTGGGAAGGCCGCAGCTGTGGTTGCCGCTGCCGAAGCCAAGGGCATCAACCTCCGCGGCATCGACGCCGATACCGTTGGCATCTCCGTCGATGAAACCACGACGCCGGAAACCGTCGCGGCCGTCGCTGAGGCGTTTGGTGCCCGGGTTGCCGGCACCGGCTCCTCCCTTCAGGCGGGGTACTCCTTTGATGGCTCCGTGCTGCGCACGTCGGAGTTTATGCAGCACCCGGTGTTCAACACGCACCGGTCCGAGACGCAGCTGCTGCGTTACATCCGGAAGCTCTCGGACCGTGACCTGGCGCTGGACCGGACCATGATCCCGCTGGGTTCGTGCACGATGAAGCTGAACGCGACCGCGGAGATGGAAGCGATTTCCTGGCCGGAGTTCGCCTCGATCCACCCGTTCGCCCCCGAGTCCCAGACCGTGGGCTGGCGCGAACTGATCAAGGGCCTCGAAGACGACCTGGCAGAGATCACCGGCTATGACCAGGTCTCGTTGCAGCCGAATGCCGGGTCCCAGGGCGAACTCGCCGGGTTGTTGGCGATCCGCGGGTACCACCGGGCCAACGGCGACGCGCAGCGCAACGTCTGCCTGATCCCGGCCTCCGCGCACGGCACCAACGCCGCGTCCGCGGTCCTGGCCGGCATGAAGGTCGTTGTTGTCGCCACCGCGGCGGACGGCACGATTGATCACACGGACCTGTACGCGAAGATCGAGGCGCACAAAGACGCCCTCTCCGCGATCATGATCACCTACCCCTCCACCCACGGCGTGTACGACGCGGACGTGACCGAAATCTGCGACGCCGTGCACGCTGCCGGCGGCCAGGTCTACGTGGACGGGGCGAACCTGAACGCCCTCGTCGGCCTGGCCCAGCCGGGCAAGTTCGGCGGGGACGTCTCGCACCTGAACCTGCACAAGACCTTCTGCATCCCGCACGGCGGCGGCGGACCCGGCGTGGGCCCGGTCGCGGCCAAAGCCCACCTGGCCCCGTTCATGCCCGGGGACGCGAACAAGGCAGCCCACCAGGAAGGCCACGGCGTAGCCATCAGCGCGTCGAACTTCGGCTCCGCCGGTGTCCTCCCGATCTCCTGGGCCTACGTGAAGCTCATGGGTGCCGAGGGCCTGAAGGAAGCGACGAAGTCGGCGCTGCTCGCGGCGAACTATGTTGCGGCCCGCCTGAACGAGTACTTCCCGGTCCTCTACACCGGTGAGGGCGGTCTGGTGGCGCACGAGTGCATCCTGGACCTGCGCGAACTGACCGCCAAGACCGGCGTGACGGCCGAGGATGTGGCCAAGCGCCTGATCGATTACGGTTTTCACGCCCCCACCCTGGCGTTCCCGGTCGCGGGCACCCTGATGGTGGAGCCCACCGAGTCCGAGGACCTGGCCGAGATCGACCGGTTCATCGACGCGATGATCACCATCCGCAAGGAAATCGACCAGGTCGCTGCCGGTGACTTCACCGTGGAGAACTCGCCCCTGCGCAACTCACCGCACACGGCTGCCGCCGTCGTAAATTCTGACTGGACCCGCGAGTACTCCCGTGAGCAGGCCGTCTTCCCCGTCCACCACCTCAAGCAGGACAAGTACTTCCCCCCGGTCGGCCGGATCGACGGCGCCGGCGGAGACCGTAACCTCATCTGCTCCTGCCCGCCGCTCTCCGAGTTCGAAAACTAAGGATTCCGGCTAGTTGTTCAGCGCCGCCCAGAGGTTGAGGGATGAGGCGAACACAATCCACGTGATGTAGGGCAGCAGCAGCAGTCCGGCCAGCCGGCTGATGGGACCGAAACGAACCACCGTAAAGGTCACTGCCACAATCAGCGAGAGGATGACAGCAAACGCCAGCCAGAGGGCCGCTGTGCCCATGACCGGGTAGAGGCTGAAGAAGGTGGGCGTCCACAACAGGTTGAGGAACAACTGGATGCCGTAGGTAACCAGGGCCGGGCGGGACGCGGGCACACCGCGGCGCCAGACCAGCCACGCTGCCACGGCCATGGCCGTGTAGAGAAATGTCCACACGGGACCGAACAGCCAGTTGGGCGGTGACCACGGAGCTTTGTCGGCGTCGACATACCAGCCGTCCACGTTGGCCATCGTGGAGAATGCACCCAGCCAGGCGACCAGGTACGAGGCCGCCAGGAAGAGCACAAGGGCAATTGCCTGGACGCCCGGCCCGCGTTTGGGGCCGGCGCCTCCTGGCGCGTGGGAGGACTCTTCCGGCAGTAGCTTCATGGGTCAACCCTTGCGAAGCGTGGCGGCCGAGTCAAGCGGGCGCACAGCCCTGCTGGACTGGCAGGAGCGGTTCAGGCTTTAGACTTGTGGCTACATGTCCGCACGCAGCCACGAGCACAGAACCACGAACGAAACCCTGAGATTGGACACTGCCCCCTTGCGAGAATTCACCGCCCGCTTTGCCACAGCGGAGGAAATTGAGAACTGGGACAAGCACGTCACGGCCAACCCCAACGGCGGCAACATGCTGCAGTCAGCGGCCTACGCGTCCGTCAAGAACGGCAGCGGCTGGAATGTCCGCTTCCTGGTCCTGGAGTCGGGCGGAACATCCAGTTATAACCTCGTCCTGGAGAAGAAGTTCCCTGTTCTGGGCCGCCTCTGGTACCTCATCAAGGGCCCGGACCTGGACTCCGCCGCGGATCTTAAGCCGGCCCTCGAAGCCTGCGCCGCGTTCGCCCGGAGCCGCAAGCTCAACGTCTTTAGCATCAAGATTGAACCGGACATCATCTCCTCGCCTGACGCCCAGGCGGAGCTCGTGGCGGCCGGCCTGGTGAAGGCACCCAACATCCAGTCGAACGACTCCACCGCGCTGCTGGACATCACCGCACCGGAAAACGAGGTGCTGCGTGCCATCTCGTCCCGCGCCCGGAACGCCATCCGCCGAGCGGAACGTGAAGGCTGCGAAGTTGTTGAGCGCGAACAGAGCCCGGAAACGTACAGGGCGCTCTACGACCTGATGGCGGACACAGTGAATGCCAAGGGTTCCATGCCCCTGCGCAGCTACGAGTACTACGCCCGGTTCTGGGACGAGTTCTGCAACCGCGGCCAGGGCCGGTTCTTCTTCGTGTATGAGGACGGCAAACCCAGCGTTGGTGCCTTCGTGATCAATTACGGCGCCAAGGCAACGTACAAGGACGGCGGCTCCACGCAGAACCGCAAACAGTACGGCGATTCCCACCTGGTCCAGTGGGCCGCGATCCGCCGCATGCAGGAGCTGGGCTGCACCGAGTACGACTTCTGCGGAACCCCGCCGGCCGCGCAGATCAAGGACAAAGCCCACAACCTCTACGGCATGGGCATGTTCAAGACGAGCTTCACGAAGACTGTCACAGACTTCGTGGGCTGCCACGATTACGTCCTGGCCCCGCTCAGGTACGCCCTGTGGACCAAGGGTGCCGAACGGGTCTTCCGCCGGGTCGAAACCGCCCGGACCGGCCAGCAGTTCTACTGACAGCCCCTCAGCGAACACCCACCGAACCACACACAGACGAACGCCGGCGCATGCCCCAGCCGGCGGCACAGCCACAGATGAGGTTACTTCCGTGAATCCAACCAAGGCAGGAACCGGGCTCGAGCTCGGGGTCCTCAGCGATGCCGAGTTCGAGACCTTCTCGCTCAACCATCCCCAAAACAACTTCATCCAGTCCGTCGGGTTCGTCCGGTTCCAGCGCGCCCGCGGCCAGGTAGTGGAACTGTTCGGTGTCAGGCGCGACGGTGAACTCGTGGCCGCCGGCAAACTGAACTACACCACCAACCGGTTCGGCTACAAAGTGTGCGAGTGCGCCAAAGGCCCCCTCATGGACTACACGGACGCCGCCTTGGTGCGTGACGTCGTCGGGCTTCTCAAAGAGCGCGCAGCGGCCCGCAAGGCCGCAGAACTGCGGATCTCCCCGAACCTGCCGTACATCGCCCGCGATGAGGACGGCGCCGAGCACCCCGAGATAACGGACAACAGGCCGCTGGTGTCCGAGCTGGCGCGCCTGGGCTTTGAACACCAGGGCTCGGAGATGGACTTCGTCAATGTGAACTGGATGTTCGTCAAAACGCTCGAAGGCATCAAGGACTCTGAAGAGCTCATCATGAGCACCAGCTACCGGACCCGCAAGGCCATCCGCAAGGCAGAGAAGAACGGTGTGTTCCTGGAACAGGCCACGCTCGAGACGCTGGATGAGTTCTACAACGCCCTCAGCACCGCCGGGAACGAGAAGGGGTTCGTCTACCGGGAGCGCGAATACTACGAACAGCTCCTGCGGACCACGACACCCGAGTTCACCAAGCTCATGATGGCCAAGATCGACATTCCCGCGTACCGGAAATCGATCACAGAGCGCCTGGAAGCCGAATCGGCGGCCGCTGCCGAGCTGCGGCGTGAGGTCGAGGAAACCGGCAGCAAAAAGAAGGCCAACCGGCTCAAGGTGGTCCAGGACCTCGTGGACAGCTACGAACGCAGCCTGAAGGACATTGAGCGGTTCCCGGACTCGGTGGGTGTGGCCACCGTGGCAGCCATCCACTTCGTCTGCTTCGGCGACGAGGTGGTGTGCGTGATCGGCGGGACCGTCCAGGACTACATCTACTTCAACGGCGCCACCTCCCTGTATTGGGGCATGATGCTCCACGGCCTGGAGAAGGGATATGCCCGGT contains the following coding sequences:
- a CDS encoding M1 family metallopeptidase, encoding MAVLAASLTGIGVAAQAAPDPGGAGDSAGAPGSGDAYFPYAGNGGYDVIHYDLDLRYAPPSDPAVLQGNLSGVATITLRATEDLETLNFDLRGLDVTAVSVDGKGANHGKSYDGGASEWSQVQEGVNRVWELTIGLRPELEAGQVARIVVEYGGVTGRPTDTTGALYGWVTTADGALVVNEPDGASTWYPVNDDPEDKATYTFNITVPEGKTAVANGLPADRPATKDGWTTWAWDAADPMASYLSTASVGDFVLQYAAGPRRLPVINAIDKDVAGDALARTTDSLALQPQMIRFLETLFGRYPFEAFGAIVDDDSVDYALETQTRPLYSGVAGEETVVHELGHLWFGNAVSPADWQHIWLNEGWATYIEWLWAEHRGLATVAQQFTATVTSLDTNSRWGMDIADPGRDNLFSPAVYQRGAAALHALRVRIGDDAFFEGARLWLDRYDDSSATTEDFQAVMEEASGEPLDTFFNEWLRDPARPAVIP
- a CDS encoding alpha/beta hydrolase; this encodes MSLAEKPDAAEMHLDGIPHVVATARSADPAAPLVVLLHGRGSNEREILGLADHLPQGFAYAAVRAPIAEGGGYAWFANRGIGRPTPESLAEQMAWFRSWLDGFAPAGRPVILVGFSGGAAFAGGLILNDPHRFSGAAILYGTLPFDAGVPVTPARLNGLDVFVAHGDQDRVIPEELLARTWEYLTTESAASTHARRDPGGHRISAQTLNELGTWISVTGSLPAGLDPSAIH
- a CDS encoding DUF4193 domain-containing protein — its product is MATDYDAPRKTDDESSAESLEALQASRGGNAQTAVIDVEENDTAEGIDLPGADLSGEELTVVVVPEQSDEFTCSSCFLVRHRSQIAREKNGMKYCIECEG
- a CDS encoding Dps family protein, producing the protein MKASPTLTNNLQAVLADLIELHIQGKQAHWNIVGTNFRDLHLQLDEIVDAARQFADDTAERMRALHALPDGRSATVAKSTSLAQFPEGLINTKDAIERIVAALEAAVGTMRKVHDEVDEEDPTTADLLHEFIAKLEQYAWMVNAETMKASASVTAPDTK
- a CDS encoding MFS transporter; translation: MTLPASSRQNTRSTSTTALPSGPARSPWRDWLALALLMFPVLLVAVDNTALTFALPAIAGSLETTGVQLLWIVDAYPLVLAGLLVAMGSLGDRIGRRRLLLIGSVGFAAVSAITAFAPSAEWLIAGRAALGFFGAMLMPSTLSLIRNIFPDPNRRRLAVAIWAAGFSGGAALGPIFGGWLVEEFWWGAILLVAVPIMLPLVAFGPAFIPESRDPRPGRLDVPSIALSLLVMVPVVYGIKELATEGFAATPAALIAFGLAMGFVLVRRQQRLASPLLDMSLFGNPVFSTAITANVLALFSFNGFILFLAQHLQLLDGMTPSAAGVAMIPALVATVVAGLAVVPLVRKVRPGFVVAGGLALSATGYGIVLFGDHASGPVLLLAALLILALGVGAAETISNDLILGSVPAEKSGAAAAISETGYEVGSLLGTAVLGSILTASYQHNLRFPAGLAESSPGGAVHQAGETLAGAMELAVSLPAPLGDALRGAARLAFDSGVHITAAIALVMMAGAAVLTAVVLRRIPTAD
- a CDS encoding TetR/AcrR family transcriptional regulator, which translates into the protein MPRKPVARGAVLDAFEELLISVGERAATLDAVAKRAGVSKGGLLYHFPNKEALITAMLERLDLLAGEDIALMAAAPEGAATYFIRTSLWSGSPMDRSFLAASRLAEVAHVEARRRFAAIQQQWLDLIATDVGTAMAKAVLYMGDGLYLNAMWEGGQASGADGLKGDVEVLLSAVERLRG